AATTTTATCGGAGTCATATCGATCTTTTCCTGAAAGCAGAGTTTAATTCGGGCGGGTCTGTTCCGTTGCCGATACGACCAGACCGTTTCTGAGCTTGCCCTGTCCGGCCAGAACGATCAGCTCGTCCCCGGCAAGTCCGCTCTTTATCTCGACGTCCTTGTCGATGACCGCTCCGATGTCCACACGCTTGGCATACACCCGCTTCTGGTCGGGGTAGTAGATAAAAACCTGCGTCGCTCCCTGCGGATCACGAACCACGGCCTCCCCCGGAAGCGTCACCATGGATATCGTCCGGTCCCCGCGGATGGCTGCTTCCGCGACCATCCCGACGCGCAGCAGGCGCTCGGGATTCTCCACGGCGATTCTGGCCATGTAGGTTCGCGTGTTGGGGTCGGCGGAGACATTGATGAGGCGCACCGTCCCCTGGAACGTCTTTCCCGGGAGGGCGGGAACGGTGATGTCCGCTTCCTGTCCGATCCTGACGCGGTGGACGTCCGTTTCCGGCACGCCGACGTTCACCTCCACGGGCTCGATCTGGACGATCTCGAAGACGGGACGCCCGGCGGCGGCGGTGTCGCCGGGTTCAATCGACCTTTTGGCGATGTAGCCGCTGGTCGTGGCATACAGAGTCCCATCCGTAAGACGTTTCCTGGACAGCTTCTCCGAGGCAAGGGCCTGCTCGTGCTGCTGAACGGCGGCATCATACGCAGCCTTGTATTTCAGAAAGTCGTTTGGGGCGAGGCTCTTCGTGTCGTAGAGCATTTTCATGCGCCGGTGCTCGTCTTCGGCCCGCTCCAGGCCGACGCGGGCATGATCTGTTTGCGCTTTGGCCGCCGCCTGGTCCAGCTGGTAATCGGTCGGGTCAATAGAGGCCAAGACCTGCCCCTTCTTCACGAATTCCCCCTCCCTCGGGCCCACGAACACCACCTTTCCGGAAACGAGAAAACCAACCTCCGCGGGGGAGTTCGGCGTCGAAACC
This genomic interval from Desulfuromonas sp. TF contains the following:
- a CDS encoding efflux RND transporter periplasmic adaptor subunit, with amino-acid sequence MKSTHKSVVVAVCLLLLGVSLTACTGDKQDKESVSDAVSVIVGRVQKVQERETVAVSGTVSTPNSPAEVGFLVSGKVVFVGPREGEFVKKGQVLASIDPTDYQLDQAAAKAQTDHARVGLERAEDEHRRMKMLYDTKSLAPNDFLKYKAAYDAAVQQHEQALASEKLSRKRLTDGTLYATTSGYIAKRSIEPGDTAAAGRPVFEIVQIEPVEVNVGVPETDVHRVRIGQEADITVPALPGKTFQGTVRLINVSADPNTRTYMARIAVENPERLLRVGMVAEAAIRGDRTISMVTLPGEAVVRDPQGATQVFIYYPDQKRVYAKRVDIGAVIDKDVEIKSGLAGDELIVLAGQGKLRNGLVVSATEQTRPN